The proteins below come from a single Necator americanus strain Aroian chromosome V, whole genome shotgun sequence genomic window:
- a CDS encoding hypothetical protein (NECATOR_CHRV.G19179.T1), with amino-acid sequence MPLCLTFIDLKKAFDSVETEAVVEALDNQGVPTQYIKVLRELYSNFTTGIAPFCKNIIIDVNRGVRQGNTISPKIFTATLENAMRKLEWDDMGVKVDGRQLHHLRFADDIVLITPSISQAERMLTEFDETCGCIGLQLNLDKTMFMRNGWVSDAPFTLNGTNVSECTSYVYLGRELNMMNNLTPELGRRRRAAWGAYKSIEDVVKKTRNTRLRAHLSNTTVLPAFTYASETWAFRKQEENAVSVIERAIERVMLGVSRFTQVRDGIRSSLLRQRSKIRDVAAFAKESKVRWAGHVTRFNDNRWTRAVRDWVPHDIKRTTGRPPTPWSDFFTKSFKEKYGALHVPRERRNHWATLARDRDKWKNYWRPLDQFEDQRESR; translated from the coding sequence atgccgctctgtctcaccttcatcgatttaaagaaggccttcgattcagttgagacggaagcggtcgtggaagccttggacaaccaaggcgtccctactcagtacataaaggtacttcgagagttgtacagtaacttcacgaccggaattgcCCCATTCtgcaagaatatcatcattgacgtgaacagaggggtccgacagggtaacacaatctcacccaaaatattcacagccaccctcgagaacgcaatgcgaaagttggaatgggacgacatgggagtgaaggtcgacggtcggcagctacaccatttgcgctttgctgatgacatcgtattgataacacctagcatcagccaagcggaacgaatgctgaccgaattcgacgaaacatgtggatgcatcggtcttcagctgaatttggacaagacgatgttcatgcggaacggatgggtctcggatgccccattcacgctcaacggaacgaacgtatccgaatgcaccagctacgtttatctgggtcgggaactgaacatgatgaacaacctgacccccgagctgggcaggaggagacgagcagcttggggagcgtataagagcatcgaggatgtagtgaagaagaccaggaatacccggctccgtgctcacctctccaacaccaccgtacttcctgctttcacctatgcttcggaaacctgggcatttcgcaagcaggaagaaaacgcggtgagcgtcattgaacgcgcaattgagagagtgatgctaggagtatcccgtttcacacaagtgagggacgggattcgaagttctctcctacgtcaacgatcgaagattagagacgtcgccgcgtttgccaaggaaagtaaagtaaggtgggccggacacgtgacgcgctttaatgacaaccgttggaccagagccgtgagagACTGGGTTCCCcacgatattaagcgcactacaggaagaccgccgaccccatggtcagatttcttcacgaagtccttcaaagaaaaatatggtgCTCTTcatgtcccacgcgaaaggaggaaccactgggctactctggcacgcgatcgggacaaatggaagaattattggcgcccgctcgaccagttcgaagatcaacgggagtcaaggtga
- a CDS encoding hypothetical protein (NECATOR_CHRV.G19180.T1), whose translation MAICTYNARTLASEAAIEDLMMQAKKINYDVIGLTETRRRHPLNAVYETGEELFLGTCDSRGVGGVGVLVNTTMAKNIDSFEQLTIRIGRLRMRRCGSTPALTIFVAYAPTSSYEEEVEAFFMDLEKFYREDHAFYKVIIGDFNAKVGKKTPEGLRIETHGLQWNEQGERLSEFIITTKTTHENSQFQKPSSLRWTWESSGEGYRNKIDHIIVNKRFCLTDVAVVPKFYTDHRLLRGKFSFTRRAEKAAKFRGRNPRTVINWDLFATLAGFWEDSAMDNIDEEYDRLVEHLRDCAKKAESSKTTKRRLSLETLELIRQRGAARAAGNQELTSVLARLCREAIKEDLKEGRAEVLAEAAEAGKNIRYARRDFASHKTRMTALRNPKGTAIASRRGIEKIIYDFYSDLFHVHLPPHHLREDGHVIREVLPSEIRHAIMSVRNRTAPGPDRIRPEHLKSLPPVLINTLARLFMRYLSECKVPKQWKTSKTVLLYKKGVHMTSATIAQSA comes from the coding sequence atggcgatctgtacttataacgcacgtacgcttgcatcggaagcggccatcgaagatctgatgatgcaagccaagaagatcaactacgacgtcatcggactgaccgagacgagacgacgtcaccctctcaacgccgtatatgaaactggagaagaactgttcttaggaacatgcgacagtagaggtgttggtggagttggcgtcctcgtcaacacaactatggcaaagaacatcgactctttcgaacaacttacgatccgaatcggacgtctgcggatgagaagatgtggttcaacaccagctttgactatcttcgtcgcttacgctccaacatcaagctacgaagaagaagtcgaagctttctttatggacctggagaagttctaccgagaagatcatgccttctacaaggtcataattggcgatttcaacgccaaagttggcaaAAAAACGCCTGAGGGACTTCGCATCgagacccacggcctacaatggaatgaacagggggagaggctctccgagttcatcataacgactaagaccacccatgagaactcgcaattccaaaagccctcctctctacgctggacgtgggagtcatcCGGTGAAGGGTACCGTAAtaaaatagaccacatcatcgtcaataaaaggttctgcctgacggacgtcgctgttgtaccaaagttctatacggacCATCGTCTCCTCCGAGGAAAATTCtctttcacaaggagagcagagaaagccgccaagttcagagggagaaatcccagaactgtcatcaactgggatctcttcgctacgttagccggcttttgggaagattccgcaatggacaacatcgacgaggaatatgaccggcttgttgaacaccttcgcgactgcgcgaagaaggctgagagttctaaaaccaccaagagacgcctgtctcttgaaactcttgagctgatacgccagcgtggagcagcacgagctgcagggaaccaagaactcacgtccgttctcgcaaggctttgcagagaggcgataaaggaagaccttaaagagggaagagcagaagtgctggcggaagctgcagaggcggggaaaaacatccgctatgcccgtcgagacttcgccagtcacaagacgaggatgactgctctccggaacccgaagggaacagccattgcgtCGAGAAGAGGGATAGAGAAAAttatctacgacttctactccgaTCTCttccatgtccacttgcctcctcaccatctgagggaagacggacatgtcattcgggaggttctcccgtccgaaatacgacatgctatcatgtcggtaagaaatcgtacggcacccggtcccgacagaataagaccagaacacctgaagagccttccgccagtactcatcaacaccctggcgaggctctttatgcgttatctgtcggaatgcaaggttcctaaacagtggaagaccagcaagaccgtgttgttgtataaaaagggagtccacatgacatcggcaactatcgctcAATCTGCTTag